From Agromyces sp. SYSU T00194, a single genomic window includes:
- a CDS encoding chlorohydrolase family protein, with translation MRRRIRAAHVLGFDPEAGDHVWYRNGEVVIDGPLVERVGAAGTASGRVATVDDEIDLGDAVVMPGLIDLDALGDIDHALLDTWAPPELASGQEWSAAYAKAGAADVLSADERRLMRRYALTQLVLHGVTTAMPIAAETHSSWAETFDESVALAEEAASLGLRVYVGPSYRAGVNTVAADGTTDVHWDLPRGERGFDDALRFLDWARARRMTDGSDLVQGALLPCRIETVTDDLLRRTAAAAEQHGVPVRLHMLQSLREIEHLHRADRGTPVDTLERVGLLRAGTLVPHAIYLDDHPLVIEARRAGAAAASASPVGDLERLATAGVAVVHCPLTSLRYGTALRSFGRYVDAGVRMTLGTDSFPPDLIRGIDVGSSVARLIDGRADAAPVADYLRAATLGAADVLGRHDLGRLTAGATADLVAFSLDDLRDGAIDDPLRTLVASGTARQTVLSIIAGRVVVRGGRVPGLDECELRSTGQRLFMKLRAAYGHRDHHGRSADVLFPAAFASG, from the coding sequence GTGAGGCGCCGCATCCGAGCGGCCCATGTGCTGGGATTCGATCCCGAGGCCGGCGACCACGTCTGGTATCGCAATGGCGAGGTCGTGATCGATGGGCCGCTGGTCGAGCGGGTGGGCGCAGCCGGTACGGCGAGCGGTCGCGTCGCGACCGTCGATGACGAGATCGATCTCGGCGACGCCGTCGTGATGCCGGGCCTGATCGATCTCGACGCGCTCGGCGACATCGACCACGCGCTGCTCGACACGTGGGCGCCGCCCGAGCTTGCCAGTGGCCAGGAGTGGTCGGCGGCGTACGCGAAGGCTGGCGCCGCCGATGTGCTGAGCGCCGACGAGCGGCGGCTGATGCGACGCTACGCGCTGACCCAGCTGGTGCTGCACGGTGTCACGACCGCGATGCCGATCGCGGCCGAGACCCACAGCTCGTGGGCCGAGACCTTCGACGAATCCGTCGCGCTCGCCGAAGAGGCGGCCTCGCTCGGGCTGCGTGTGTACGTGGGGCCGAGCTACCGCGCCGGCGTCAACACCGTCGCCGCCGACGGCACCACGGACGTGCACTGGGACCTACCCCGCGGTGAGCGCGGGTTCGACGATGCCCTGCGGTTTCTCGACTGGGCGCGCGCACGGAGGATGACGGATGGCAGCGACCTCGTGCAGGGCGCTCTACTGCCGTGCCGAATAGAGACCGTCACAGACGACCTGCTGCGCCGCACCGCGGCGGCCGCTGAGCAGCACGGGGTACCGGTGCGGCTCCACATGCTCCAGAGCCTGCGGGAAATCGAGCACCTGCACCGGGCAGACCGCGGCACCCCCGTGGACACTCTGGAACGTGTTGGTCTGCTCCGAGCCGGCACCCTCGTGCCGCACGCGATCTACCTCGACGATCATCCACTGGTCATTGAGGCACGCCGGGCGGGTGCCGCCGCCGCGTCGGCTTCGCCGGTCGGTGACCTCGAACGGCTGGCGACGGCGGGCGTCGCGGTCGTGCACTGCCCGCTGACATCGCTGCGATACGGCACTGCGCTGCGGTCATTCGGCCGCTATGTCGATGCGGGAGTGCGGATGACGCTTGGTACCGACTCATTCCCGCCCGACCTGATCCGGGGCATCGACGTCGGATCGAGCGTCGCGAGGCTGATCGATGGGCGGGCAGACGCGGCGCCCGTCGCGGACTACCTGCGAGCCGCGACGCTCGGCGCCGCCGACGTGCTCGGCCGCCACGACCTCGGCCGCCTCACCGCCGGAGCAACGGCCGATCTTGTCGCGTTCTCCCTCGATGACCTTCGCGATGGCGCGATCGATGATCCGCTGCGCACCCTCGTCGCATCCGGAACTGCGCGTCAGACGGTGCTCAGCATCATCGCCGGGCGCGTAGTCGTGCGGGGCGGACGGGTGCCCGGGCTCGACGAATGCGAGCTGCGGTCGACCGGTCAACGCCTGTTCATGAAGCTGCGCGCGGCGTACGGGCACCGTGACCACCACGGACGCAGCGCGGACGTGCTCTTCCCGGCGGCCTTCGCGTCGGGGTGA
- a CDS encoding NUDIX hydrolase, which translates to MDIRIAAYGVIIRDGQVLLAHWNEHGRSGWTLPGGGIEGDEHPHDAAVREIFEETGFHARIDRLLGVDRIMIDASRRHAGATAPLYALRVVYRATVTGGTLTNEVDGSSDEARWFPLEEVPELHRVSLVDVGLRLDSAEPPAGMIGT; encoded by the coding sequence ATGGACATCCGCATCGCGGCGTACGGCGTCATCATCCGCGACGGGCAGGTCCTGCTCGCCCACTGGAACGAGCACGGCCGCAGCGGCTGGACGCTGCCCGGCGGCGGCATCGAGGGCGACGAGCATCCGCATGACGCGGCCGTGCGCGAGATCTTCGAGGAGACGGGCTTCCATGCCCGCATCGATCGGCTCCTGGGCGTCGATCGCATCATGATCGACGCGTCCCGTCGTCACGCGGGCGCGACCGCTCCGCTGTACGCGCTGCGCGTGGTCTATCGGGCGACGGTGACCGGTGGCACGCTCACCAATGAGGTCGACGGCTCGAGCGACGAGGCGCGTTGGTTCCCGCTCGAGGAGGTGCCCGAACTGCACCGCGTCAGCCTGGTCGACGTCGGGCTCCGGCTCGACTCGGCGGAACCGCCGGCCGGCATGATCGGCACCTGA
- a CDS encoding peptidylprolyl isomerase: protein MPQHTAVATITTNHGPITVDLYGNHAPKTVANFIGLATGEREWTDPASGQKRTDALYDGTVFHRIIPGFMIQGGDPLGQGIGGPGYQFDDEIHPELDFTEPYVLAMANAGKQMGRGTNGSQFFITVAPTTWLQGKHTIFGKVNDEAGRAIVDKLAAVPTDGRDRPLEDVVIETITVESV from the coding sequence ATGCCACAACACACCGCAGTCGCGACGATCACGACGAACCACGGGCCCATCACGGTCGACCTCTACGGCAACCACGCGCCGAAGACCGTGGCGAACTTCATCGGGCTCGCGACGGGCGAGCGCGAGTGGACGGATCCCGCGTCGGGCCAGAAGCGCACGGACGCCCTCTACGACGGCACGGTCTTCCACCGCATCATCCCCGGCTTCATGATCCAGGGCGGCGACCCGCTCGGCCAGGGCATCGGCGGCCCGGGGTACCAGTTCGACGACGAGATCCACCCCGAACTCGACTTCACCGAGCCCTACGTGCTCGCCATGGCCAACGCCGGCAAGCAGATGGGACGCGGCACCAACGGTTCGCAGTTCTTCATCACCGTCGCCCCGACGACCTGGCTGCAGGGCAAGCACACCATATTCGGCAAGGTGAACGACGAGGCCGGCCGTGCCATCGTCGACAAGCTCGCCGCGGTTCCGACGGACGGGCGCGACCGCCCGCTCGAGGACGTCGTGATCGAGACCATCACCGTCGAATCCGTCTGA
- a CDS encoding rhomboid family intramembrane serine protease: protein MTDADPGSRCYRHPDRVSYVLCQRCGRTICGECQTPAAVGVVCPECMREQRQSAPRTRSRVLMRAGSGTPVVTYTLIGITVAVFVLQLIPGLGVTNRLYFTPLAMSEIAFEPWRMLTTMFVHSTSLIFHVLLNMYTLWIFGQLLEGLLGRGRFLALYLISGFAGSVGVIWLSNPNTAVVGASGAIFGLMGAFLVIQRRLGRPSTQLLILVGINLVIGFIPGTNIAWQAHLGGLVGGALVGLIFTETRRRSQRGLQVGLLVALSAVLVLLSLRYFVFPLI from the coding sequence GTGACCGACGCCGACCCGGGGAGCCGCTGCTACCGGCACCCCGATCGCGTGAGCTACGTGCTCTGCCAGCGGTGCGGTCGCACCATCTGCGGGGAGTGCCAGACCCCCGCCGCGGTCGGCGTGGTGTGCCCGGAGTGCATGCGGGAGCAGCGGCAGTCGGCGCCTCGGACCCGATCGCGGGTGCTCATGCGGGCCGGGAGCGGCACGCCGGTGGTGACGTATACCCTCATCGGCATCACGGTGGCGGTCTTCGTCCTCCAGCTGATCCCCGGACTCGGCGTCACGAACCGCCTGTACTTCACGCCGCTCGCGATGAGCGAGATCGCGTTCGAGCCGTGGCGGATGCTCACGACGATGTTCGTGCACTCCACCAGCCTGATCTTCCACGTGCTGCTCAACATGTACACCCTGTGGATCTTCGGGCAGCTGCTCGAGGGCCTGCTCGGCCGAGGGCGGTTCCTGGCGCTCTACCTGATCTCCGGCTTCGCCGGTTCGGTGGGAGTCATCTGGCTGTCGAACCCGAACACGGCCGTCGTCGGCGCATCCGGTGCGATCTTCGGACTCATGGGGGCGTTCCTCGTGATCCAGCGCCGGCTCGGGCGTCCGTCGACGCAACTGCTGATCCTCGTCGGGATCAACCTGGTGATCGGCTTCATCCCGGGAACGAACATCGCCTGGCAGGCGCACCTCGGCGGTCTCGTCGGCGGCGCGCTCGTCGGGCTCATCTTCACCGAGACCCGCAGACGGTCCCAGCGCGGACTGCAGGTCGGCCTGCTGGTGGCGCTCTCGGCGGTGCTGGTACTGCTGAGCCTGCGCTACTTCGTGTTCCCGCTGATCTGA
- a CDS encoding cell division protein CrgA codes for MARANSSKPERVEQPNGEEAPNPVWFKPVMFGFMLIGLAWIIVFYVSQGQLPVPDLGSWNILVGFGIAFIGFLMTTRWR; via the coding sequence ATGGCACGTGCGAACTCCTCGAAGCCCGAGCGCGTCGAGCAACCCAACGGCGAAGAGGCTCCGAACCCCGTCTGGTTCAAGCCCGTGATGTTCGGCTTCATGCTGATCGGGCTCGCCTGGATCATCGTCTTCTACGTCAGCCAGGGCCAGCTGCCGGTGCCCGACCTCGGTTCGTGGAACATCCTCGTCGGGTTCGGCATCGCGTTCATCGGCTTCCTCATGACGACGCGCTGGCGCTGA
- a CDS encoding anthranilate synthase component II, with amino-acid sequence MTRVLVIDNYDSFVYTLNGYLQELGAETVVVRNDDIPVERLAERMSEFDAVLVSPGPGKPADAGVSIPAVEVAVSTGQPLLGVCLGHQAIAEAFGGVVTNAEELMHGKTSSILHDDSPFYDGVPQHFTATRYHSLAVVDGTVPPELVVTSRTEGGVIMGLRHATAPIFGVQFHPESVLTEGGYRMLGNWLESAGLAGAADRAVGMSPHMKSA; translated from the coding sequence GTGACGCGCGTGCTGGTGATCGACAACTACGACAGTTTCGTGTACACGCTGAACGGCTACCTCCAGGAGCTCGGCGCCGAGACCGTGGTCGTGCGCAACGACGACATCCCCGTCGAGCGGCTCGCCGAGCGGATGTCCGAGTTCGACGCCGTGCTGGTCTCGCCGGGTCCCGGGAAGCCCGCCGATGCGGGCGTGTCCATCCCCGCCGTGGAGGTCGCGGTGTCGACCGGCCAGCCGCTGCTCGGGGTCTGCCTCGGCCATCAGGCCATCGCCGAGGCGTTCGGCGGCGTGGTCACGAACGCCGAGGAGCTCATGCACGGCAAGACCTCGTCGATCCTGCACGACGACAGCCCGTTCTACGACGGCGTGCCGCAGCACTTCACCGCCACCCGATACCACTCGCTGGCGGTCGTCGACGGCACCGTGCCCCCGGAGCTCGTGGTCACCTCGCGCACCGAGGGCGGCGTGATCATGGGGCTGCGCCACGCGACTGCGCCCATCTTCGGCGTGCAGTTCCACCCCGAGTCGGTGCTCACCGAGGGCGGCTACCGCATGCTCGGCAACTGGCTCGAGTCGGCGGGGCTCGCCGGCGCCGCGGATCGCGCGGTCGGCATGAGCCCGCACATGAAGTCCGCCTGA
- the pknB gene encoding Stk1 family PASTA domain-containing Ser/Thr kinase: MTDNDRLLAGRYRVGELIGRGGMSDVHAGTDTRLGRSVAIKLLKSSLATDPAFRTRFRQEAQSAARMAHPTIVRVFDAGEETVLDGSGHEVQLPFIVMERVEGRLLRDIIREGPLDPAEAARIIDGVLTALEYSHRAGVVHRDIKPGNIMITSAGQVKVMDFGIARAISDSSTTVAQTTAILGTASYFSPEQAKGETVDARTDLYSTGVVLFEMLTGRPPFRGETPVAVAYQHVSERPVKPSVINPRVSPAFDAVVLHALGKDRTQRYQTAADFRADVEVAASGRVPVHRQPDQTELLFGAPATSLSSSELALRQLTEDETMERTQRRPPALWIWAGVVAVVVTVLAVMYWAFNLTPTDDLPSSAREIPVLQGMSYEEATGVLQDLDLQATQLDETSDTIPEGQVTRSDPEAGTIVEPGQVVVRVYVSSGREVVDVPDLRNQSLDQAKEALEGRGLVAGSETRENSPTVPADIVLATDPAGGTSVTLGATVNFRVSSGLVTLPDLTGQPLATASSLLRGGTLQLNPVPQPDDSCPAQPNDPVVQQSLAPGDVPQKSDVTLRYCSGASNDGGGDG, from the coding sequence GTGACCGATAACGATCGCCTGCTGGCCGGTCGCTACCGTGTCGGCGAGCTCATCGGTCGCGGCGGCATGTCCGACGTGCACGCGGGCACCGATACACGCCTCGGGCGCAGTGTCGCGATCAAGCTGCTGAAGTCGTCGCTCGCGACCGACCCGGCGTTCCGCACCCGCTTCCGCCAGGAGGCGCAGTCCGCGGCGCGGATGGCGCACCCGACCATCGTGCGCGTGTTCGACGCGGGCGAGGAGACCGTCCTCGACGGGTCCGGGCACGAGGTGCAGCTGCCGTTCATCGTCATGGAGCGCGTGGAGGGACGGCTCCTGCGCGACATCATCCGCGAGGGTCCGCTCGATCCGGCCGAGGCGGCGCGCATCATCGACGGCGTGCTCACCGCGCTCGAGTACTCGCACCGGGCGGGCGTCGTGCATCGCGACATCAAGCCGGGAAACATCATGATCACCTCCGCCGGTCAGGTGAAGGTGATGGACTTCGGCATCGCCAGGGCGATCTCGGACTCGTCGACCACGGTCGCGCAGACGACCGCGATCCTCGGCACGGCGTCGTACTTCTCCCCCGAGCAGGCGAAGGGCGAGACGGTCGACGCGCGCACCGACCTGTACTCGACCGGCGTCGTGCTGTTCGAGATGCTCACCGGTCGCCCGCCGTTCCGCGGGGAGACGCCCGTGGCCGTCGCCTACCAGCACGTCAGCGAGCGTCCGGTCAAGCCGAGCGTCATCAACCCGAGGGTCTCCCCCGCATTCGACGCCGTCGTGCTGCACGCCCTCGGCAAGGACCGCACGCAGCGGTACCAGACCGCCGCCGACTTCCGGGCCGACGTCGAGGTGGCGGCATCCGGGCGCGTGCCCGTGCACCGGCAGCCCGACCAGACGGAGCTCCTGTTCGGGGCGCCCGCGACCTCGCTCTCGAGTTCCGAGCTCGCCCTGCGCCAGCTCACCGAGGACGAGACGATGGAGCGCACCCAGCGGCGCCCTCCCGCCCTCTGGATCTGGGCCGGCGTCGTCGCGGTGGTGGTCACCGTCCTCGCGGTCATGTACTGGGCGTTCAACCTCACTCCCACCGACGACCTCCCGTCGAGCGCACGGGAGATCCCGGTGCTCCAGGGCATGTCCTACGAGGAGGCGACGGGCGTCCTCCAGGACCTCGACCTGCAGGCCACGCAGCTCGACGAGACCAGCGACACCATTCCCGAGGGACAGGTCACGCGGTCCGATCCGGAGGCCGGCACCATCGTCGAGCCGGGTCAGGTGGTCGTGCGCGTCTACGTGTCGAGCGGCCGCGAGGTCGTCGACGTGCCCGACCTGCGCAACCAGTCGCTCGACCAGGCGAAGGAGGCCCTCGAGGGCCGTGGCCTGGTCGCGGGCAGCGAGACGCGGGAGAACTCGCCCACGGTGCCCGCCGACATCGTGCTCGCGACCGATCCGGCCGGCGGCACCTCCGTCACTCTCGGCGCGACCGTCAACTTCCGCGTCTCGAGCGGGCTCGTCACGCTGCCCGACCTCACCGGCCAGCCGCTGGCGACGGCGTCCTCGCTGCTGCGCGGCGGCACCCTGCAGCTGAACCCGGTGCCGCAGCCCGACGACTCGTGCCCGGCGCAGCCGAACGACCCGGTGGTGCAGCAGTCGCTGGCGCCGGGCGACGTGCCGCAGAAGTCCGACGTGACGCTGCGCTACTGCTCGGGTGCGTCGAACGACGGCGGCGGCGACGGCTGA
- a CDS encoding protein kinase domain-containing protein, translated as MRPSAGLTFGGRYELQSRIAIGGMGEVWQATDLVIGRQVAIKILKDEYLGDPGFLERFRAEARHAALVNHEGIANVFDYGEEEGSAFLVMELVPGEALSTILEREQTLPTDKVLDIVAQTASALHAAHAAGLVHRDIKPGNLLITPDGRVKITDFGIARIADQVPLTATGQVMGTVQYLSPEQASGHPASPTTDIYSLGIVAYEALAGRRPFTGESQVAIAMAQINETPPELPQTISEPVRNLVFACIAKNPADRPQSAAHLSRAATALRRGDVQGAAASVPAVLGAAGAAAAATMMMPQSGDTAATTVLMASGGVPADGEGAPEEEKKRSPWTWPLIVLIAILAIVLIGTIIALALNNGTAQAPPSSSSSAPATSSPPPTSDTPTPTPTDTTVQVNQDDYLGLSVNDARAGLEALGMSVNAVEGNAATDPADAGTVYAVNPTGPVEQGSQITITYYADPVAPSAPSSAPTVNPATTAPDTDVQVSWPAQNCPAGQTLTGYEIAVTGDATIPNNAVVGASTTSATVRAGTSNFEVTYRYFCGPLDSPYSPAAQVTVEEPAGDGGGGTN; from the coding sequence ATGAGACCGAGCGCTGGGCTCACCTTTGGTGGGCGCTACGAACTCCAGTCCAGGATCGCCATCGGCGGCATGGGCGAGGTCTGGCAGGCGACCGATCTCGTGATCGGGCGCCAGGTCGCCATCAAGATCCTCAAGGACGAGTACCTCGGCGATCCCGGATTCCTCGAGCGCTTCCGCGCGGAGGCGCGCCACGCCGCCCTCGTGAACCACGAGGGCATCGCGAACGTCTTCGACTACGGCGAGGAGGAGGGCAGCGCCTTCCTGGTCATGGAGCTCGTCCCGGGCGAGGCGCTGTCGACCATCCTCGAGCGCGAGCAGACCCTCCCCACCGACAAGGTCCTCGACATCGTCGCGCAGACCGCCTCGGCGCTCCACGCCGCGCACGCCGCGGGCCTCGTGCACCGCGACATCAAGCCCGGGAACCTCCTCATCACCCCCGACGGTCGCGTGAAGATCACCGACTTCGGCATCGCGCGCATCGCCGACCAGGTCCCGCTCACCGCGACCGGCCAGGTCATGGGCACGGTCCAGTACCTGTCCCCGGAGCAGGCCTCCGGCCACCCCGCCTCGCCGACCACCGACATCTACTCGCTCGGCATCGTCGCCTACGAGGCGCTCGCGGGCCGGCGCCCGTTCACCGGCGAGTCGCAGGTCGCCATCGCGATGGCGCAGATCAACGAGACGCCACCGGAGCTCCCCCAGACGATCTCCGAGCCCGTGCGCAACCTCGTCTTCGCGTGCATCGCGAAGAACCCGGCCGACCGGCCCCAGTCCGCGGCGCACCTGTCCCGCGCCGCGACGGCGCTGCGCCGGGGCGACGTGCAGGGTGCTGCGGCCTCGGTCCCCGCGGTGCTCGGCGCCGCCGGCGCGGCCGCGGCGGCCACCATGATGATGCCGCAGAGCGGAGACACCGCCGCGACGACGGTGCTCATGGCGTCCGGCGGGGTGCCCGCCGACGGCGAGGGGGCACCCGAGGAGGAGAAGAAGCGCAGCCCGTGGACGTGGCCGCTGATCGTCCTCATCGCGATCCTCGCGATCGTGCTCATCGGCACGATCATCGCGCTGGCGCTGAACAACGGCACCGCACAGGCCCCGCCGAGCAGCTCGTCGAGCGCGCCGGCGACGAGCTCGCCGCCGCCGACCTCGGACACGCCGACGCCGACGCCGACGGACACGACGGTGCAGGTCAACCAGGACGACTACCTCGGGCTCTCGGTGAACGACGCGCGTGCCGGCCTCGAGGCACTCGGCATGTCCGTGAACGCGGTGGAGGGCAATGCGGCCACCGATCCGGCCGACGCCGGCACCGTCTACGCGGTGAACCCGACGGGGCCCGTCGAGCAGGGCTCGCAGATCACGATCACGTACTACGCCGACCCGGTCGCGCCGTCCGCACCGTCCTCGGCGCCCACCGTGAACCCGGCGACGACCGCCCCCGACACCGACGTGCAGGTCAGCTGGCCCGCGCAGAACTGCCCGGCCGGGCAGACCCTCACCGGGTACGAGATCGCGGTGACCGGCGACGCGACGATCCCCAACAACGCGGTCGTCGGCGCCAGCACCACCTCGGCCACGGTTCGCGCGGGCACGAGCAACTTCGAAGTCACCTATCGCTACTTCTGCGGCCCGCTGGACTCGCCCTACTCGCCGGCCGCCCAGGTCACGGTGGAGGAGCCGGCCGGCGACGGCGGCGGCGGCACCAACTGA
- a CDS encoding peptidoglycan D,D-transpeptidase FtsI family protein, which translates to MNRELKRVSILTLLMVATLLVSTTIIQYVAADALNADPRNSRTLYESYSVERGPILVDGAPIAYSEPSGDNYKFQRVYTEGPLYAPVTGFIPVNGEATGIERAMNEFLSGQSSSQFFDSVNRLITGQDPQGASVDVTIDPVAQQAAWDALGDVQGAVIVTEPATGRIIAMVSKPSYDPNTMAVHNGAEVQATYDALLADPQDPLFNRAIGGDMNPPGSVFKLVVASAAFESGEYTPDSTFPNPSSFTLPGSTAVVTNAGGGRCGGGDEVTIADAIRLSCNIPFAELGIELGDTAIREQAEKYGFNVTHAVPMESEASVYPRGLDDAQTALSAFGQYEVRATPLQMAMVSAGIANGGIVMRPNVVDAVIAPDLSPLETFERMELGRAISQETARELTDIMVSGVESGAASNARIDGVSVAGKTGTAQNGTDDPYTLWFTGFAPADNPQYAITVLVEDGGGLGQSGYGNLIAAPIAKQVLEAVLNE; encoded by the coding sequence ATGAACCGCGAGCTCAAGCGCGTCTCCATCCTGACGCTCCTCATGGTCGCCACGCTGCTCGTGTCGACCACGATCATCCAGTACGTCGCGGCCGACGCGCTCAACGCGGACCCGCGGAACTCGCGCACGCTGTACGAGTCGTACTCGGTGGAGCGCGGGCCGATCCTCGTGGACGGCGCACCCATCGCGTACTCGGAGCCGTCGGGCGACAACTACAAGTTCCAGCGCGTCTACACGGAGGGCCCGCTCTATGCGCCGGTGACCGGGTTCATCCCCGTCAACGGCGAGGCCACGGGCATCGAGCGGGCGATGAACGAGTTCCTCAGCGGCCAGTCGAGCTCGCAGTTCTTCGACTCGGTGAACCGGCTCATCACGGGGCAGGACCCCCAGGGAGCATCCGTCGACGTCACGATCGACCCGGTCGCACAGCAGGCCGCGTGGGATGCGCTCGGAGACGTCCAGGGCGCGGTCATCGTCACCGAACCGGCGACGGGCCGCATCATCGCCATGGTCTCGAAGCCGTCCTACGACCCGAACACGATGGCCGTGCACAACGGCGCCGAGGTGCAGGCGACGTACGACGCGCTCCTCGCCGACCCGCAGGACCCGCTCTTCAACCGCGCCATCGGCGGCGACATGAACCCCCCGGGTTCGGTCTTCAAGCTGGTCGTCGCGTCGGCCGCGTTCGAGTCCGGCGAGTACACCCCGGACTCCACGTTCCCGAACCCCTCCTCGTTCACGCTCCCCGGCTCGACCGCGGTCGTCACCAACGCCGGCGGCGGGCGCTGCGGCGGGGGCGACGAGGTCACGATCGCCGACGCCATCCGGCTCTCCTGCAACATCCCGTTCGCCGAGCTCGGCATCGAGCTCGGCGACACGGCCATCCGCGAGCAGGCGGAGAAGTACGGGTTCAACGTCACGCACGCGGTGCCGATGGAGTCGGAGGCGAGCGTCTACCCGCGCGGGCTGGACGACGCGCAGACCGCGCTGAGCGCGTTCGGGCAGTACGAGGTGCGTGCGACGCCGCTGCAGATGGCGATGGTCTCCGCGGGCATCGCGAACGGCGGCATCGTGATGCGTCCGAACGTCGTGGACGCGGTCATCGCCCCCGACCTGAGCCCCCTCGAGACCTTCGAGCGGATGGAACTCGGCCGCGCGATCAGCCAGGAGACCGCGCGTGAACTTACTGACATCATGGTCTCCGGCGTCGAGAGCGGCGCGGCGAGTAATGCAAGAATAGACGGCGTCAGCGTGGCGGGGAAGACGGGCACAGCCCAGAACGGCACGGACGACCCGTACACCCTCTGGTTCACCGGATTCGCCCCTGCTGACAACCCTCAGTATGCGATCACGGTGCTGGTAGAAGACGGAGGGGGATTGGGACAGAGCGGGTACGGCAACCTGATTGCCGCACCCATCGCGAAGCAGGTACTAGAGGCGGTGCTGAACGAATGA
- a CDS encoding FtsW/RodA/SpoVE family cell cycle protein produces the protein MTDRAGTTAAVPPSGGPPTAGVRRIHLPQKLRNIELALLLIACGINSGAVLLVQLGALGTIDTQLVLLGVGLSVLVFGLHVAMRFVARDADPFLLPIATVLNGIGIAEIYRIDIAFGDAGWDSAAVRQIAWSAIAIVAAIAVILIVRNHRVLFRYTYLSGLVAVLLLLLPLLPGIGREINGARVWIGIGDIATFQPGEIAKIALAVFFAGYLVRNRDSLSMVGRTFLGMRFPRARDLGPLLVVWALSMSVIVFQRDLGTALLYFGLFLVMLYVATSRLSWVLLGLGLFFAGAIIASQTLGYVNSRFDNWLNAFDQEIYDSVGGSFQLVQGLFGLANGGLIGTGLGQGRPDITPVPQSDYIIASLGEELGLAGLFAIFMLYALLVARGFRIGFAGQDDFGKLLGVGLAFVVALQVFIVVGGVTRVIPLTGLTTPFLAAGGSSLVANWIIVALLLRLSDTVRNHPRLVIDA, from the coding sequence TTGACTGATCGGGCCGGCACGACCGCCGCGGTCCCGCCCTCGGGCGGGCCGCCGACGGCCGGCGTGCGACGCATCCACCTCCCGCAGAAGCTGCGCAACATCGAGTTGGCGCTGCTGCTGATCGCCTGCGGCATCAATTCCGGCGCCGTCCTGCTGGTGCAACTCGGTGCGCTCGGCACGATCGACACCCAGCTCGTGCTGCTCGGCGTCGGGCTGTCGGTGCTCGTGTTCGGCCTGCACGTGGCGATGCGCTTCGTGGCCCGCGACGCGGATCCCTTCCTGCTGCCCATCGCCACCGTGCTGAACGGCATCGGCATCGCCGAGATCTACCGCATCGACATCGCCTTCGGCGACGCCGGGTGGGACAGCGCCGCGGTGCGGCAGATCGCATGGTCGGCGATCGCGATCGTCGCGGCGATCGCCGTGATCCTGATCGTGCGCAACCACCGGGTGCTGTTCCGCTACACCTACCTGTCAGGGCTCGTCGCCGTGCTGCTGCTCCTGCTCCCCCTGCTGCCGGGCATCGGCCGCGAGATCAACGGCGCCCGGGTGTGGATCGGCATCGGCGACATCGCGACGTTCCAGCCCGGTGAGATCGCGAAGATCGCCCTCGCGGTCTTCTTCGCCGGCTACCTGGTGCGCAACCGCGACAGCCTTTCGATGGTCGGGCGCACGTTCCTCGGCATGCGATTCCCGCGCGCACGCGACCTCGGCCCCCTGCTGGTGGTGTGGGCGCTGTCGATGTCGGTCATCGTGTTCCAGCGCGACCTCGGTACCGCTCTGCTGTACTTCGGCCTGTTCCTCGTCATGCTGTACGTCGCGACCAGCCGGCTCTCCTGGGTACTGCTCGGCCTGGGGCTGTTCTTCGCCGGCGCGATCATCGCCAGCCAGACCCTCGGCTACGTCAACTCGCGCTTCGACAACTGGCTCAACGCCTTCGACCAGGAGATCTACGACTCGGTGGGCGGCAGCTTCCAGCTCGTGCAGGGGCTGTTCGGCCTCGCGAACGGCGGGCTCATCGGCACCGGCCTCGGCCAAGGCCGCCCCGACATCACCCCCGTGCCGCAGAGCGACTACATCATCGCGAGCCTCGGCGAGGAGCTCGGGCTCGCCGGCCTGTTCGCGATCTTCATGCTGTACGCGCTGCTCGTGGCCCGCGGCTTCCGCATCGGCTTCGCCGGGCAGGACGACTTCGGCAAGCTCCTCGGCGTGGGCCTCGCGTTCGTCGTCGCGCTCCAGGTGTTCATCGTGGTCGGCGGCGTCACGCGCGTGATCCCGCTCACCGGCCTGACCACCCCGTTCCTCGCGGCAGGTGGTTCATCGCTCGTCGCGAACTGGATCATCGTCGCGCTGCTGCTGCGGCTCTCCGACACGGTCCGCAACCATCCGCGGCTGGTGATCGACGCATGA